The sequence below is a genomic window from Cicer arietinum cultivar CDC Frontier isolate Library 1 chromosome 6, Cicar.CDCFrontier_v2.0, whole genome shotgun sequence.
ACTTGCAATAAAAACCTTTGAATCAAAAATCGGTATCTCATCATCTGATTCTGATTCTCTACCATCAGCATTTATGTCAAGGGGAACAACGTCCCTCTGTTTATGAACtgcaaagaaacaaaaaaatcaacacGGAAACTAGTCACTGAAACGAAACCAAATTcataataatcacataaacaaGTATTATTACAACAATAAGgtataatcaattttttaatctgcaaaataaaaaataaaagaaaaaaaatagttacaaGCATCAATCTCGTCGTCCATGTCTTCAGTAGAAAAAGCATGACGGTCGCGTCGAGAGGTTGTTGTAAGGTTTTTAACTTCTTTCTTCTGAAAACCTTTTCCTCCTCTTTTCCCCATCCTTTCTTCACCGCCGAATATCACTACTTCAGAACAGAGCGCCAAATACCAATAACTGAGGTTGAAGTtgaattgaagaagaaaaagtagTAAGAAGCAGCTACACAATACCTAGCCTTTAGTATGggcttatttttgtttttataagatTTGGGCCTGactgttaaaattaaattgggCCTTATGGACCAGCCCAACCCAATATGATATACAATCACATAAAAGGCTTCTCCTTCGTTTCGACACTGAAAGTAAAACTACACGATAGATTCTTTTCCGTTTCACACGCGCGCTTTCTTCTCCGTAGTGTGCTTCAACTTCAATTCAATGCTGTTATAATTATAACTGTTGCTActataacaaaaaaaagaacataTATACGAATGGCATGCTGCTATAAGTACAACTATTTCTTTCTTCACTCGCATTTCTTGTGGAGAAGAGTTCCATTCCCTCTCCGTCGCGTTCACGGAACCGCCACCGCCGGGAACTACTCTCGTAATTTTCTAACACCGAAGTTTCTTCTTTCTTCACGCTCACAGGTCTCGAAGGTGACGCACTTACAAGTAATTATTAAcgttttattaatttactgTTAGACACCATGCTTTTTCTCGCTGATTTGTTTTTCTCCGTTAGGGCTATTGTACTGCAACGTTAGATTCGCATGGAGATGGAGTTGTTTCTGCAACTTCTCCGAACACTGCAACGTTGGTTTCAGAAATTAGTTACGGAGCTGCTGAAGCTGTGCAGCTTGGTTCTTTTAGTAATGCGGAAGCAGCGGCGAATTCCGATTCTTTCAATGGCAGAGTCATGCTTATTGATGGCACAGCGGTAATTCATAGGGCATACTACAAGCTTTTAGGTATGGATTGGTGTTTCTGTTGGTGTGTGCTGTTTTCTTTTGTTGCTGTTTATACCTTCTGTAACGTTTAGGTGAATTGTTTTTATGTTTGGAGATGTGCATTTGCAATTGTTTTTGAGCAAGAGATTTTATTCATAGTTAGTACttgtttgataattttttggGTTTTATGTAGtattttgttattgataaaattagAAGCGATTTTGCCTCcctctttttgttttcttctgatttttctTATTTGGGTTTTGTTTGAGAAATCTAACAAATTGTTGTTAATCCATGTTTGGTTTGATAGCAAAATTGCACCATGGTCATCTAACGCATGCTGATGGAAATGGAGATTGGGTTTTAACGATATTTACGGCACTATCATTTGtaagttatatgtatatgatatatgaatatgtatatgtagattttttattttctcattttgaCTTGTAGAATTCGCAAACTTTTATGCTCCTGCCATCGATTTTATGCCAGCTGGGTGCCTTATTTCTCTAATGTTGTGCGTTGTTTCTATGATGTTGCTATATTGATCTCCGATCAGTAGAACTATAGATGAAGGGTGTTTTCCCCCTCATGAAGACTGTTCTGAATTTTGTGGTAAAATATAGACATTTCAtggtaaaatattattttaacacccaattttggtaaaaaaaaataaagatgaatTTGAGACGcgtaatttgataaataaaaccTTGGTTCAAGATAATTTTTACAAACTATTCTTGGGATCAAAATTTGTAAGGCTTTAGACCCAGCCTTATAATGTGACCGTTTGTCTAATTAAATGTTGTTGTGGCAGAAAAATTTGTAAGGCTTTAGACCCAGCCTTATAATGTGACCATTTGTCTAATTTGTAACACATGGTCTTAGAAGAGCTACAAGTTGATTGTTTCTAGCATACTTGTTTTGTTGAAACACACGGAGTTAATGaactataattttaatttacattgACGAAACTTTGcagcgtttttttttttctcaatcaagaaaggagaaaaataatGCAGTGTTCTTGGAAATCATTCAAATTGAATCCTAAGGGTCCTTTTGATATGCAAGATAGTAAATACTGGACATGATAGTACAGTACAGTACATGACAGACTTTTTGTACCTAGAAAATTTGATGGACAATGAATGGACCGTGCAAccaaaataatatgaaatttacTACAATATCctttatgatatatataaatgtttatgaCGATAAATATTAATAGAGTGGAGAGAGAGAGACAAAGAGGATAGAGATAGTTAGGGAAAGGGTAGAGAGAGACGAGACAACAACAAAGagaaatgagagagagagagagagagacaaaGAGGATAGAGATAGTTAGGGAAAGGGTAGAGAGAGACGAGACAACAACAAAGagaaatgagagagagagagagagagacaaaGAGGATAGAGATAGTTAGGGAAAGGGTAGAGAGAGACGAGACAACAACAAAGagaaatgagagagagagagagagagacaaaGAGGATAGAGATAGTTAGGGAAAGGGTAGAGAGAGACGAGACAACAACAAAGagaaatgagagagagagagagagagacaaaGAGGATAGAGATAGTTAGGGAAAGGGTAGAGAGAGACGAGACAACAACAAAGagaaatgagagagagagagagagagacaaaGAGGATAGAGATAGTTAGGGAAAGGGTAGAGAGAGACGAGACAACAACAAAGagaaatgagagagagagagagagagacaaaGAGGATAGAGATAGTTAGGGAAAGGGTAGAGAGAGACGAGACAACAACAAAGagaaatgagagagagagagagagagacaaaGAGGATAGAGATAGTTAGGGAAAGGGTAGAGAGAGACGAGACAACAACAAAGagaaatgagagagagagagagagagacaaaGAGGATAGAGATAGTTAGGGAAAGGGTAGAGAGAGACGAGACAACAACAAAGagaaatgagagagagagagagcaaGAGATAAGAGATGAAGAAGATAAAATGTTTTTTCAGTAGAAAAtaaaagggtattttagatagtGTGTCCAGTGAACTAAAAGTTGTCCCATGGTTGAGCAAGGGACAAGAATTGCAGCTTTTGTCAAGTCCCATGTCTCCCAGTTTATCCAGTCCCTCAGCCAATTTTTATATCAAACATGGTACAATAAAAGTTGTTCTTTCCTTTCCCTCATTTTTCAGCAAATCAAATGaaccataaatttttttaattgttttcgATAACAATACTAGTtgcatataataattttaattgtgaTTGAATACAGATAGAAGTTTCATTTTGTTTGCTATGCActctttttatcttttaattaattactgtTCTTTATCGTTCTTGCAGATAATTGATGTTCTGGAGTTTATTCCTTCCCATGTGGTGGTATGTTTTGCCCATTATGCATTCAGCTGTGTGAAAAGCTTGCATTTCCTTTAAATTTATCAGTGAGAAAAGCTTGCATTTCCCTTCTCGTAATCAGCTATTCTTGCTAAATAGTATGTTTCTTTTGCATGCAGGTAGTGTTTGACCATGATGGTAAGATATCAAATTCCACCTCTATTTTTGCTAGTATATTTTATATCCTATTTTGATTCTTCAtgataataaacttttttttaaaataattattatgatgcttatattttgattattttacttttggGGTGTGTGTTTGTGTTGATGATAAATTGAGTTGAAGTTTGTTTTCACACAATGTTGTGTTGTGCACCTTATGTTTTTATTGAGATTCATTCAAGGTTTATTCTCTTTTTGTCATCATAATTATCTTGTACTAATGCATTCATATTGTGGTGCATTTTAATATGAAGTTTGATGCCCAATTATTAACTTATGAGATAACTGCGTACTTTAGTTAGGTTAGAAATTAAAGATATGGGATAAATGAATTATTGTTTGATACATGATTCCCCACCAAACTCTTGCACTGGTAACCAAGGATGTGTTATTTAGGTAAAACTTATTATGATTAATGAAGAAAGTGTAAAAGGAGGGATATTATGTTTAGTTGAGTGCAAGTTGGTTCAACAAGCTATTGATGCAATGCACTTGTGGTATCTGGGCATACTAAGTGTTAGAACTTACCATTTTCCGTCTCTTTCTCCCTATAAGCTAACTTGCATTTCTCGAGTtccaatttatttgttttgtaaaGCCTCTCTCAGCTGTCAAGTAAAATCTTAATAAAGGAATCCTTTTCATTTCAGGAATTCCTTTTCGTCATACTTGTAATTCGTCAAAAGAAAGTTATACTGCTAAAGGTATGTTAAATTATGAGTTTCAGTATCTTTGACTGATTAAATCGGAATGTAATCCCAATTGAACCCCTTTCTGTCGTGGCTATATATGGGTAAGTGTAGTGTAGATTTCTTTATTTCTCCTTTAATTTTGACAGAGGTCCAAGGTTAGAAAACAGTACGGGCAGGTCATTTACTGAAAAAGGAACAATTACAGAAGGAAAATTCCCTGTTGTTCCTGAGCCTGGCTGCGTAGAGAGATGTAAAAAGCAATATACCATTCTCTGTCCCTGTGAATCATTTAGGCCTTTCTCTCCTCAGTTCCCATCAAATTTCTCCTTTATTTGTGCACTTAAAATGATGTTTGGCTTCCTCAAATAAATTGTTCTTTCACTTTGACCCTGCCCACCTCAAACAAAGCTCCTGTGGCTCGTACCCTTCATATTGGTCATACATACTAGATGTTACTTTTCATGTTCATTTCTATCTAGCACCGACTCTTTAAATTGAAGGTGTGTTCGGTCATGCTAGTGTTAGATACTGACACGACACAAACACATAtagttacattcaattatttctattttctcaaattattagtGTTTGTGTCAATATCGTGTCCGGTGTTGGCGTTTGTGTCAATGCTCCATAGTTTCATATAATCTAGGTTAATTCATTCAAATGAATTGCTTCGGTCATCGTAATTCATAAGGTTGGCGGTAACCCTTTTGGGAGGACATTACAAGATTGAAATGTTCTAGACTTTGATTGAAGGATAATGCTTTTCAATGGTATTTCTAGGCCAAATTAATTCaacataattattttcttcCCAGGCCTGttctttctcatttttatttatattcctTCTGTAAGCTTCATTGTGGACTACAATATGAATAACTATCTGCTTAGAATTGTAAGCTGTAATAATGTGGTATGCACAACCTTGATATTTTATGCTGTTCTTTTTTGTCTCACTTTGGAATTAATGATGCTTTGATTCCAATTGGACTGGAGTTGTGAATCTTACGTCTTGTGGAATTTTTAGAATCAAAGTTAACTGACTAGTTAACCTTTTTATTTGAGATTTACCTCATTCTTTGACCATGATTTTGACACATTGTTTTACAGCTTCTTAATGCGATGCGTCCTAATGTCATTTGCACTTTGTTTGAAGGCCAGAATTTTAGGCACAACCTATACCCTTCATACAAGAGCAATCGTCCTCCTACTCCTGATACCATTGTTCAGGGACTTCAATATCTCAAAGCTTCCATCAAGGCCATGTCCATAAAAGTTATTGAGGCAAGTTGTGGATAGATATTGCTATCAGATTTTAAGGGTGTCTGTAACTGATATAAATTCATTAAATGATAGGTTCCAGGTGTAGAAGCAGATGATGTGATTGGAACATTAGCCTTAAGGAGCGTTGATGCTGGGTACAAGGTGATGTCTTAATAGTTTCAAGATATATAAGAATTGTTCATATGCTATAACTCTGATGCACttttacaaattttaagaaaaatattattttcttgacAAAATGAAAAGTGTACTACTATAGTTATGAGTGTGTTCATATTACCGAGTAAAACCATTCCTTAAGAGTTAAGACATATGGCTTCATATTATTATGAATGTTAAATTAGGTACCCAGCCACTGGGACACCTCAGACGAAAAACCAAAGTCACATATCTTGTAAAATGCGGAAAATGCTGTTATTCCTTATAAggaatgaagaaaaataaacataatatccTTATTTTCAtgtctttttatatttaattcatgtaTGTCTAATGATAAGTTTAGATTACATTCAGATAATTCTACATTCAAAACCTCTTTCTGTCGTGTTAGCATTTTCAGTTTAATAACATCGTCAACATTGTTATGTAAATGTGTTGTTCTTTCTTGTTGCGTGGTTTGACTTTTGAGTTCATTAATCAGTTGAATATTCTGcttgattaataaaattataagtagCAGGTGTTTCTGCTTTTGTCATTGAAATGCCATCAGTGATATTAATAAATCATTGTCACTAATGATTTTCTCATCTCATCTGGATGACAGGTACGAGTTGTCTCCCCAGACAAAGACTTTTTTCAGATTCTATCTCCTTCATTGCGTCTCCTAAGAGTTGCTCCACGCGGTGATCAGTTAGTATCAGACATGATTTCTGATTTTACATCATGTGCTACCTAATGATTTAGTGCAATAACTAAtagcattttatttttactttaaaataatgaGAAATTGTCTAATTAGTTTTGACAGccttatttgtttgatttttctttactcttaaggttttaaaaaaagttCTTCTCTTTTCTCAATAGGGTGGTTTCATTTGGAGTTGAGGATTTTGCAAAGCGATATGGAGGTCTGAAACCATCCCAGTTTGTGGATATGGTTGCACTTTCTGGTGACAGATCTGATAATATTCCAGGTTATTTGTGCtcctctatttggaacatcattTTATGAAACATGAGTCGAAATTTAACCGGTTACCAAGTCCAGGAAGCTTTTCAAATATGATAGAATGCTTAATTTCTTATTTGTCACT
It includes:
- the LOC101512331 gene encoding uncharacterized protein isoform X1; this translates as MACCYKYNYFFLHSHFLWRRVPFPLRRVHGTATAGNYSRNFLTPKFLLSSRSQVSKVTHLQGYCTATLDSHGDGVVSATSPNTATLVSEISYGAAEAVQLGSFSNAEAAANSDSFNGRVMLIDGTAVIHRAYYKLLAKLHHGHLTHADGNGDWVLTIFTALSFIIDVLEFIPSHVVVVFDHDGIPFRHTCNSSKESYTAKGQNFRHNLYPSYKSNRPPTPDTIVQGLQYLKASIKAMSIKVIEVPGVEADDVIGTLALRSVDAGYKVRVVSPDKDFFQILSPSLRLLRVAPRGDQVVSFGVEDFAKRYGGLKPSQFVDMVALSGDRSDNIPGVNGIGDVYAVQLISKFGTLERLLESVDQIKEGRIRKALMENAEQAILSKELALLRSDLPSYMVPFSVKDLSFNKPEDDGSKFNSLLTAISAYAEGFSADPIIRRALHLWKKLDSR
- the LOC101512331 gene encoding uncharacterized protein isoform X4 produces the protein MACCYKYNYFFLHSHFLWRRVPFPLRRVHGTATAGNYSRNFLTPKFLLSSRSQVSKVTHLQGYCTATLDSHGDGVVSATSPNTATLVSEISYGAAEAVQLGSFSNAEAAANSDSFNGRVMLIDGTAVIHRAYYKLLAKLHHGHLTHADGNGDWVLTIFTALSFIIDVLEFIPSHVVVVFDHDGQNFRHNLYPSYKSNRPPTPDTIVQGLQYLKASIKAMSIKVIEVPGVEADDVIGTLALRSVDAGYKVRVVSPDKDFFQILSPSLRLLRVAPRGDQVVSFGVEDFAKRYGGLKPSQFVDMVALSGDRSDNIPGVNGIGDVYAVQLISKFGTLERLLESVDQIKEGRIRKALMENAEQAILSKELALLRSDLPSYMVPFSVKDLSFNKPEDDGSKFNSLLTAISAYAEGFSADPIIRRALHLWKKLDSR
- the LOC101512331 gene encoding uncharacterized protein isoform X3; the encoded protein is MACCYKYNYFFLHSHFLWRRVPFPLRRVHGTATAGNYSRNFLTPKFLLSSRSQGYCTATLDSHGDGVVSATSPNTATLVSEISYGAAEAVQLGSFSNAEAAANSDSFNGRVMLIDGTAVIHRAYYKLLAKLHHGHLTHADGNGDWVLTIFTALSFIIDVLEFIPSHVVVVFDHDGIPFRHTCNSSKESYTAKGQNFRHNLYPSYKSNRPPTPDTIVQGLQYLKASIKAMSIKVIEVPGVEADDVIGTLALRSVDAGYKVRVVSPDKDFFQILSPSLRLLRVAPRGDQVVSFGVEDFAKRYGGLKPSQFVDMVALSGDRSDNIPGVNGIGDVYAVQLISKFGTLERLLESVDQIKEGRIRKALMENAEQAILSKELALLRSDLPSYMVPFSVKDLSFNKPEDDGSKFNSLLTAISAYAEGFSADPIIRRALHLWKKLDSR
- the LOC101512331 gene encoding uncharacterized protein isoform X2; protein product: MACCYKYNYFFLHSHFLWRRVPFPLRRVHGTATAGNYSRNFLTPKFLLSSRSQVSKGYCTATLDSHGDGVVSATSPNTATLVSEISYGAAEAVQLGSFSNAEAAANSDSFNGRVMLIDGTAVIHRAYYKLLAKLHHGHLTHADGNGDWVLTIFTALSFIIDVLEFIPSHVVVVFDHDGIPFRHTCNSSKESYTAKGQNFRHNLYPSYKSNRPPTPDTIVQGLQYLKASIKAMSIKVIEVPGVEADDVIGTLALRSVDAGYKVRVVSPDKDFFQILSPSLRLLRVAPRGDQVVSFGVEDFAKRYGGLKPSQFVDMVALSGDRSDNIPGVNGIGDVYAVQLISKFGTLERLLESVDQIKEGRIRKALMENAEQAILSKELALLRSDLPSYMVPFSVKDLSFNKPEDDGSKFNSLLTAISAYAEGFSADPIIRRALHLWKKLDSR